The following nucleotide sequence is from Primulina tabacum isolate GXHZ01 chromosome 2, ASM2559414v2, whole genome shotgun sequence.
GATAGTTCGGGTAAATTTCGGAGTTCTTCCTTGGTTTGAGCTATGTATTCCCCTCCACTTCCATTCAGACTCCGGCAAATTACACATTGCCACTGGCCTGATTCAAGTAAGATGTTGCAGTAAATATTGGCATAAGATCCACAACTGTGACATCGATGGGGATCACGTTGTATTACTTGAGGGCCTGGTGAAACCTCCCTGCCAGGAGAAATTAATGCCCCAAATCCTAGACTAGGCACATTGGCTAGCTTCTTCTGTTTAAGCACCTGAAGGATCAAAAAgaagagggggggggggggcggcAAATTAATCTATTACTCAAACAACTAACGTAGTATCGAATAGTAAGACAAAGTTTCGAAAAAGAGTCCCGTTCAAATTATTCTTCCATAACTAAAGGTGAGGTGGTATGGACGAAACAATAACACAACAGAGAACAGGTTTCCCCAGATTAGTAACAGTTCTTTCAAAAACTCTAGTTCATCAGGAATTCTTTCAAACATATGAATCCATTATACACAATAAAACACTATAGTTTCTTATAAAAaatttgtctggattagtgcaGTGGTAGGCAATAGAACATTTGGAGACTCCATATCATGGTAGAACAAAAGCAAAAAATACCTTGTGGGCTGAGAATAGAACATTTGGAGACTCCGTATCATGCTCCTCTGTAACATCAGAAATTTGATGATGCAACTCAACTGATCCATTTGAAAAATGCGGAGTGGAAGAAGATGGAAAAGATGAACCAGAAGAATAAGCAATGGGCTGAGGAGTTGCAGGAGAAGTTTTATATGGAACAGCAGCTGGCTGGAGCGGAGATGAAAACACGGGAGGACCAGGTGGAGTGCTCATGTGAGGAACAGGGCTTCCAGTTCGGATACCATTTGCTGGAGATAATAATCTAGGAGGCCTTGTTGATGGAGAAGGGGCCTGGTTTAGCTGTGCCAATGGAGGAGGAGGGAACGCTGGTCCTGGTGGTGGAGACCAAGATGAGGGTGAGGCAAAAGAAGGGGCACTAAATTTTCTATCAGGGACTTGGAGAGGTGATGGTGTGGCCTGGTCAGTAGAAATGGTAACAGAGGAAGATTGCTGTTTATTGGCCATCAAAATAAGGTGCTAAATTGAACTAATCTCTCGTTGCATCTAAGAATATTCACCTCACCCAACCGACATCCGCACCGAGGAAAATCAACAGCAATCGGGATTGACTGAAACACAATTCAAAACAAGGAACGATTCTTCAGACAATCTCAACATCAGCCAATACTCAAGTATTCAACCAAAAAAGGGCAAGAATTGTCACGATCTAGCCCtgattgaaaaatattcaactaGCGATCAGCTGTTGAATCTGGGTAAGAACAGTAAACAGCGAGTCTGGTAGGTAATTCAGACGAGGAGGAGCTACTAAAAGAACATGTAATTCCATAAACAGGAAAATATTTTCGACATTCAAATCGAAACAGACATACCTCGATTCGCGAATACTTTGAAAGAACAAGAGATCCCGTTGCCACAATTCGATCGGATAATTTGTTTCGGTTGCGTTGGGTGAGAGGATCTAAAATCATGTGATTCATCAACTGGGGTTCTTGTGCGCGTGTTTCCACGGGAGGTTGTTGGCGCGTGGAAGTCTCACGACAAGCTGGCAATTACTAAGCAATTGATTGGCCGTTGATACGACACACAGTCCACGCCATCCAGGGAAATTCCATGTTTGAACATTTACTTCCTATTGTCCACTCTCAAATGAGAAAATCGAGGACCATATGTAAAttctataaaaatttatatgacactatttcacgggtcgtattttgttatattgatcttttatttggatcatatataaaaaaatattaatttttatgctaataatattattttttattgtgaatattggtaggttgacccgtctcatggataaagattcgtgagaccgtctcacaagagacctactctgtAAATTCAAGGCTGTTGGTAAGATATAAATCAACGATTTTAATTGATTTGAGATGATGATGTACACATGATAATATGATGGATCACATGATCCCAAATCTTTAAAGACCGTTGGATCTgatgaatttttataattacTATCATCATCATAATGGAAGATCTCTCACTATTTTTAGAATATTTCTCAAATAATATATCCAATATTTGGGATCCTGTGATCTATCAGTATCATGTGTACATCATCATCGCAAATCAAGTAAAATCGTTGATTTATATCTCACCagtaatataaaattttctcgATCTCGATCATTGTTAATACCTAACTTGCGAGaagttctttcttttcttttcttttttcaaatTATTACACTTGGACTCCAGGATTTTTTAAATGTAGCAAATCCAGGATCTTAACAACGTAATGAGTCATAACCATTTATCAACCCTGAATTGACAAATTCTAACTTGGTTTTCCTTTTACCCATAGTTTTGATTTGGATgaagaaatttaaattaataaatttcacACACAGATCCCAAACAATGTGTCTTGTATATACTTAAAGCCCGTTAATAATTATTCTTACTTTGGACCAGTAAAATTTATTTAGATAACTTTTATCCccattattaaaaattaaataaacttaaaatgaATGGAATTCGAAAAAATGAGAGATAGAAAATCTACATAATACAAACACACGCATATTTAGATTGTTTCAGTTTTCAAACTCATAGATATAAAATCTTTCAACTACAATTTTAAGTCTGACTGTTtaatttgtatatttagtcCTCTAATTCTTGACCCTTGAAATTTTGAGGCAAAAGGACCGTGGTCAAAATTCCATCTAGAAATGGAACAAAACCCCCAAAATTAATTGTAAAACCACACCACGCCACCCCCACCCCACCCCccaccccaaaaaaaaaaaaaaatctttcacAAAACCAACCTGGTTAAAGGGTCGAAAGAAAATTCACTTGCTATCAACacgattaaaaaaaaacacagcATCCTACACACTAAACTGTCATGACCTCTCACTCAGGAATCATCTGCTCATTATCAGCATCACCTTCTTCCTCGATTTTTGGCTTCGATGGAGCCTGGCCAGCTCCTGGAGCCTGCTTCTTCTTAATCCCGCTAACTATGTCGTCGATTCTCAAAAGCATGCAAGCAGCTTCAATGGCCGTCTTAAATGCTTGTGCCTTCACAGTGTAGGAATCCCATATCTGAGAACATCCAGTATACCGTCAAAATGAATTTATAATTGGAAAATATTTGATAAGGTGAACATCAAGGAAGATTATTCTCAAACTTCACACCTTCCGCTCTTTCATGTCAGCAACATCACCGGTATTTCCATCTATGCCGATCCACGCATTCTCACCATTTGCATGCTAAAAggataaaaacaaataaataacacgACATATGAATAGCTTTTGCACAGATTCGAAAATGCAGAATAAAGGAAATTTAACCTTTCCCTGTAAGGCAGTCATCGTCCTTATCACATTGACACCACAGTTTTGAGCCAAAGTTCTTGGAATAGCCTCGAAAGCTACTGCCGCCGCTTCATAAGGCCACTgttcataatgatgcatgaaagtaaattttttatttttgcaagTTAGATATCCTCGGGTAAAAGATGCACAGTTAGCTGCATTTAATTGTTTTGAGTGAATTGACAACACAAAATATTACAatgacaaataaaaaatattacaacaGATTTCTAATTCCTAATGGTTATTCTAAAACAATTTTTAAGAATATGAAGTTCATTTGACCATTTAATAACTCACAATCAGATCTTGCAAATcatttgaaaaattaaatttagaaagaATACATGGGGGTTTTTATAGCATGAATTACATGAGCTATTTGCAAATGTTCCACTAATGGAAAAACTTTGATATTTATGCCCTCAAAAAAATACGAGAAAGCAGACACAACTTGTTTATATGCTTGAGAAAAACTTGTGTTATGCAGCCAAAACAAAGTTGAAGAATGATAATGTTCCAATCTAGTACAGACATGGTATctgaaaaaaaaacatatccAACTAACATTTTATGTCGTGAAGTTGATATGTATTTTCCAAATGGCCATAATCTAAGTTGAGGATGAATGACTGACAGATATTAACATAGACACAACCTGAGAAGTACAGGCAAGAAACTGTTCACCTTCTCTATGCCTTCAATTGAAGAACTCCTTTGTTTTAATATAGCTGACACAGTCAGCTCCGTAGCACCTCCACCAGGAACAAGTTTtggatttttaattatatttctaGCTACAGACATAGCATCCTGTGTACAATCATAACTTAAATCAGGAAAACCAACCATACAATCTCAATGGGCATAAAATCTCACAGATACCTGCAAATTTCTTTCCACTTCATTCAGAAGATCCTTGCTGGCACCCCTCAAAAGTACTGTGCATGCTTTTGGATTCACGCAGTCGACAACAAACGCAAAGAACTCATCCCCAATTTTCCTCACCTCAAACAATCCAGCACCAGTACCAACATCAGATTCTTGCAACTCATCAGGTCTATTAACAATAACTGCCCCACATGCCTTGGCAATTCTGTTATTGTCAGTCTTTCTTAACCTTCGGATTGCACTGACACCAGCTTTGCAAAGATAATGGCAAGCCAGATCGCTGAGCCCCTTTTCAGTTATCACTAAATCTGGTTTGAACTTTAGTATCTGCACACATAGGCTCTCAATATACTCCTCTTCCATTTTAAGTAATACACTCCAATCTTCTTCCCTCAGCAATTCAGCATTGGTTTGGTTCTCGCCCTTTTTGTACTCGAGAGGACAATCAAGGAGTATAATTCTAGGATTCAgtatttttcttctcatttttccAGGAGCAACAACATCCTTGTTAATCATAACTCCTTTTAAAACATTTGAGTCCTCCAACTGACCACCAGGAACCTTCTCTACTTTGATGTACTTTTTGATATCCACCTCACGCAATCCTTCGCCGAGATCAACACCAACAGTGGTTGTGGCATCGATGGCTAAGTCCTGAGATGTCACCACAGAATAATCCGATTATAATTCGAATAACCACGTAACAAATAGACCATGCATTCAAATGCTTTGTTGTCCACTATCTTCACAAAGTAGTAATTTCTATATCACATTCCACTAGTAAATGCACTTTAAACAAATAATTTTACTGAGTTTGGTGACAATTTGATGCATAGATACATTAGTGCTAGGAACCATGATATATGATCAACCAGGCAATCCAATGAAATGGGTCGAAACTAGGCCCGATACGGTCCTAGCTCAGTCTAGACCCCTTGTGTAGACCCTCTGCCCAATTTCTACCCAGCCTCCACTTCGATTCAACTATGTTAAAATTATGTTTATGCTTCTCCTAACCCAGCCCTCACAAGTCACATTTATTATCAAAAGTACGCTACCAATTAGTGGTGTCAAATGACTTTTTTTTAACAGTTCTGTTGGAAATTACTTTACGAGTAATGTCATGAAACGTTATGCGGACCTGACCTAAAAACAGAAACTAGAGCACTCTAGGTGAGGTAGAGAATAAATCAAGGTATTAAAACGGCACCATCTTGATTCTTGATATGGTTTAAAATTGGTCTTATGAAGATACATAAGCTGAGTAAATTACTTGCATGAGCTAATATATTTTACTTTCAATTTAACTCTGTACTTGTGGTTGTTTACAAGTCCTTGTGACAAACTTCTCTAGCCAATTAAGTTAACCATCACTGAAAAGAGATGGCATGTGCAAAATACTTGCAAGTGAAGATCATCATGCTCAAGTTTCAACTGCAAGTCCATTCCTTTGTGGGTCTTAAATGGGCAGTCACAATACAAATAAAGATATCGAATAATGTTCAGATCCCTCCTTTGTAGAATATAATAAACTAATTAAACTTTAGTTTGAGTGTTTCTCAAAATTTACTAGATTGTCCATTAATTTGTACTACGTAGATTAGCCACAAAACAAACATTCATCTTAACAAAtagaattatttttataataaacaaaGTTTCATCAatgataattaatttaaaatgtaCAAATGTATGATAGACGTCCTTCGAacaaaacttataaaaaaaaataaaaacaaacaaaacaatCAATAATCTAATTTGGAGGCCAATCTTGACTTggataaataacataattattcTTTTGATTTGTATATCTCGCCTTTCAATTAATATTGAAATACGCAAAGGTTCTTTAAGATCTTTGTTCAGATATACTCAAAGAGTGACctatatttgatatttttttcataGTTTCCTAATCCATTGGCATGCCTAAATcattataaaaatacatatattaaTAGCAGAATGGAAATAAAAGGAGAGGAGCAGGGGAGAAACCATATGGTTGTTGAAGGGCTGTTAAATTGCAAATCACAAAATACTTACGGCGATTAAATCTCCGAATTGACTAGTAAACTTTGTGCCAATGCAACTCTTAACAAGCCCTAACATACTTGAACCTGCCATGTGAAAAACAACAAGTATAAGAGCCAGAAGAATAAACATGGAAGAAAAAGAGTAGTACTGCCTTATCATTAGCTATATTGCCAAGTGATTCATTAAAACTTTCAATTAGCCATATTGAACTAGCTTGGGTTAATACTTCAGCTTGTCTAGTTTAAGGACGGGTGTTCACTGTTTGGTTAATTGACCCAGTGGAACAAAAATAAGTGAAAATTGAAATCAACATAAAATGCTGGTCAAGTATCAGATTATGATTTTTCTAACCATTCGGGATTCGGATTAGATTTGCCCAAAACCAAGTAACAAGCTTACTATTTACGATCAAAATACAATTATATACAGTGTTATCAGTTATACATTAaaactggaaaaaaaaaaaaaaaaaaaaaaaccaaccaACATTTTTGCTGAGACAgagaaaaataatcatattatttgtataacaaaaaataattaactgaTAATTAGCAATATAACATAATATTTGAATGTAATAGCAAATtctaaaattataaatcaaCAATTGGGTTCGCTATTTGGTTTGTAAAAACCTAGACAGAAATCCAATCACTAGATTGAAGTGCATAGCACTGGTACTTTCACACCTGAATATCAAGGTTATAGATGTTCTCATAGAATTTAAAGAACAGTCAATCTTTCATCGATTATGGTGATGAGTATCAATATAGCTACCTCGATGAATTCTAAAGGTCAGAGAATTGGAAAGTAAACCAAAAtagaataaatcaaataaaaaattatgttgACCTATGCACTAACTTGCATAAGTAggtgaaatcaagaaaaataaataattaatggaCGTGACCTGAAAGATGAGTTAGTAGGTTCCTGGAACTCTTCTAACCTCATTTGCTCATACATCATAATTGAGCTCAATCAGGCACTCTAGAAGAAGAAAGATATATCCCAGTACTTTAATTAAGTCCCAACACCAGCCAATGCCAACCAAGGGAGGAAATTTTAGGGTATTTAAAACCTCTTGTGTATATATCCTAATTCAAGTAGAAAATTTTCTCAACACGTAATCAAGATAGGTGTAAGTCCAGTTCACAAAGTGTCACCTCACTAAACAAGCAAACAACCAAAATCATTCTGGGAGCGGACTTCACAAACCAATAGAAAACAAACAATAGTCAAACAAAAGGTACAGGGTGCaaggaaaaataaaaacaataaactTACGATCCTTGACATCTACAGTCAATGCAATTTTGTCAAGCACGGAAACAGCATCCTCTAGGGCATTATTATATGCTGCAGCACAATGGAAGGGGCCATGTTATCATCCATACACATAATCCCAGGGGCCAGGAGCAGCAATATTGAATATTAGAGAGTAACTGATACTACCTCGACAGATGACAGTGGGATGATAGTTCTTATCAATGAACGCTTCTGCAACATGGAGCATCTCACCAgctacaataaaaaaatttacaaaaaataaggaaagtaaaaTAATCGCATCAGAAACCAAACATTAACAGTAATTCAAAgtgtaataattaaaattgtgtGATGACTCTCATATTAACCAATGAGAAATCCATGATCATCTATTCATTGTTGACTTAAACAAGAACTCTCTCAGCTATAAGCAACCACCATAAAATATGCCCATATGCATACAGCAGACAGTAACACACAATCACACACGCAGCACAAGAATACAGATATAGTGCACAACACTAACATGTCAAAATAGGGTTTTTTATATTCACCTCTCCTGTAGTTCACTACACTAACATGTCAAAATAGGGTTTTTTATATTCACCTCTCCTATATTTATTGTATTTGACACTTAAAAGTATAACATGCAAGAGAGATAAGTATCAAATTCATTGAATACAAGGGTGTGAACGCCAAAAACCCTGTCAAAATATATTCAACAGTGCACATACATACACACCGCAATAGgcacaaaaattaatatagatGTATAATTCATcagaaattcagaatgacaaaattaaatCCCAAAACATATGAAGAGAAAATtaactgaattaaaaataaaCTTGATCCATACCAAGGACAATGACAGATGTGGTTCCATCCCCTACCTCCTCATCCTGAGTTCGGCTTAGTTCAATCATTGACTGCAACCATTTAAAAAAAGCAGATTAGAGTGAAATAAAGTCATACAAATTCAGCAAGGTGCTAGTCCACACCTAGATGGAAAATACTGAGTTTCACAGTTACAGAACTCTGGAGGAAAAACAAACCATTATGTGAACTGAGATAGAAAATAGTGCACTTGCGAGGCACAGTCAATAGATGCCTTTTAAGTAAGATCAAACATAGGAGTTGAATGTAAAAGTAAagattaacataaaaataatgccTTTGCTGCTGGGTGTGCAACGTCTAATTCACGAAGAATAGCATTGCCATCATTTGTCACTACTATCCCTGTAATTATCAAAAGATTGTATTAGCTAACAAAGAATGATGATTAGAGAAGTTCACCAACAATCTCTCACagaaaaaattttcttttatagaGTCATCCTTCATTAAAGCTAAACGCTAAACATGGTTCATATCAAAGGAACAATAATATCACCTCCTCCAGCATCAAGCAGCATTTTCAACATTGATCTCGGACCCAAAGTGGTACGTATAATGTCAGCAACAGCCTATCAAGAGCAACCAAAGCAATAGGGGTAGACAAGCAATTGACAAAATACATCAAGGAAATCATAACAAGCAATTTAAACCAACAGCCTGCCCTACCCAAGAAAACCGTAAAGAAGCAATTTAAAtgaaaaactttaaaaaaaattgaagaatttTATGCTCTAGTAAGGCATTTAAACAATGCGGTTATCCAAGATCCATTACGCACCATAATGACCAATATTTTTCTGTTTGAATAACTTCCAGCCATGGTGAAAGAAAAATAGTTACATAGTTATTTGGGGCGCAAGACGCACTAAAGCGCTAGGGTGCCTTGGGGCCTGAGGCGCGAGGCGAAGCGCACACTTTATCGAAGTAAAGCGCATTTGAcagttaaattttaaaattcaacatatataaattattttatacaatataaattaaatacttttcacaaaaataacaaataatataaataaaaatcaattaacagataatataatataaatcataacaaaaaaCAAACTCCAATCATCTAAAATTCATTATTAAGTTGTAAGTGCATCATAGTATATTTAGACGTAGAGACTAGAGAAAGACCGCTGCAGTGCTGCACGAAAGACGTAAGACGCAGATGACAGAACCAGAAAAAGTTTGAGAATTGAGACGTAGAGACTAGAGAAAGGCCGCTGCAGTGCTGCACGCAAAGTCGCATATACAGAGAGAAATTGAGAGGTCACTAGGGAGAAAAACGGACATATGCAGGgctttttaaaacataaaataggGATTTTGTTTGTTATTGGGCTTTAAAACTTATTGGGCTTTAATTATATGTATAAAATCGTACCATAAATGGCTTTATTGGTACAGGCGCACAAGCGCGCGCCTTTCAGCAGAGGCGCGCCTAAGGCGCGCGCTTGATTAATGTGTTGCGCCTGGGTGCGCCTGTCGCCTAGGCGCAGCCAGGCGCTCGCCTTTTATAACTATGAATAGTTATCATAAATAACTAATCAATTGACCAATAATTGTCCTCGGAAATTTATAATTGGACTTGGAACTAATTGGTTAAAGTTCCTAAATAAGTCTTAAATTGCAGCTTTGATTAGCCTAAACTTAGCAAGGTTGAAGTCCATGAAACAGTATAAAATCATCATCAAACTCGATAGAGACAAGATATAATTCACTATAATGCATGCCCTCTCAAGACCAAACTGCCACCCATCTAACATGAAAATAAAGTTACAGAAATTAAAAtggtaaataaatataaataaccATCCAAATTCCTGGACATCACAACCAAATGACTAATGGAAAGTGCCATACAGTACATGCTGATTTAGAATGTCGTTACCAGAATCGGGGCCAACTTTAAAATTGTCTGTTAAACAATTTGCGACAGTAAGATATGAGAAGGCATAAACTGGCAGTGACAAACTATCAGATTAATTGCATATTCATTGTCAAAATGTGGACCATGGAGTTTGGAGACTATGCAGACACATGTCCATTGAAGGCCTAAACGAGGGTATAAGCTAGAAAAAAACAAGGAGAAGAGAAAGCGAACTACCTTGGATGCTTGGATATTGGCATGGTGCACCTTGCTTCCAGACTCCCGCTTCAATGCATCCTCTGTTCAACAAAACATATGCATCAGTCAAACTACAATAATCTATCTATAATCTATATAaaatatggacagatttgagttcacatttctctttccgatcataAATTTTAAGTAAAAATGTATCCAAGACTCTGCAGGCATAGGTGAAATGTCATCTCCACAAATATAAAACGAAAACTCATTTGGATCTTCAAACAGAGTTTTACAACACTCTCAAAACTTACAAAACGGATGCTTAGCAAATCACAAAGGAACAAATGTCAGTTCCGCAACCTCACAGTTACGATTTAGCAGTGGAAATGAAGATATAAGTGAATTACCACAGTTGTAATGCTGAAAATGAGCACTCAAAACTTGCGCCAACAATGTGAAATGGAAAATGAATGCGAACGTACACGAGAAAAAGACTTACTGAGGACGAGTACCGAAGAGTTCATTTTGGACTGGATTTGAAATCGATCGCGGAAGAGCGGGGCGGCAGAGATTTGAAACACAGAGATCGACCAGTCGAAAACCCTCTGGGATTTTGGGATTGTACGAGATTTTACGGTGAGCCAAATGTTGGGCCGGTTATAGGCTAACTTGGGCTTCTAGAAAATAGGCATGTTCGGCCTTGCCAGAGTTCGgctcatttttattattattttaacatGGAAATCAAATTTTGTGATTGAACTTGGAAAAGGAAAACAAGAAACAAGTACGGGTGTTCAAATTTCGgataaaaccgaaaaaaccgaaaattCAAATCGAAAAAACCGAAAATGGAACCGAACCGAAAGTCGAATTTAGTAATTcggatataaatattaaaaccgTAGTTTATTTGATTCGGTTTCGGATTATATATGtcaaaaccgaaaaaaccgaaaaaaccgaaatttcaataaattaataaattttttttatatttttattgatattatatattttgatatgatatttagTGAACGAAGAActattttgaacaatttttaggtgattgttgtttgtttaattaatttagacaatattttgtttgtttaattaatttagacattatatttaaatatttcacTAAGGAAACATGTAAAAcgttaacatattatattttataatatatttatattattaatttaaataattatattaaaaccgaattaaccgaccgAAATAATCGAACCGTTTTGGTagaaaaccgaaccgaaccgaaggAAAATGGTTCGGATATCGGATTATATATTTCTAAAACCGAAAAAATCGAAATAAAAAACCGAAAACATAACTGAACCGACCGATAAACATCCCTAGAAACAAGTAAATAAAATCTCACTTATCTAAAACTTATATTATCtaattttgttttctttaaaaaaaaaagaaaatcaaattaaaatgcattaacTTCATTTTTATGGTTGTAAGACTGCAAACGAATCGAGCTGATTTATAAGTTTTTTGAGTCTATTAGataaatatttgagttgtattcGAACTTATCAAACTCGAGCTAAACTCTTCGAACTTATTTCGAGCCGAAGAGTCAAAATTATTTTGGTTGATAGTTCGTCAgacttaatattttataaatataatattattatatatttcgaACCTTCAAACATCCAAGCAATAGTTTAAAATATCTCGTAAATAGGTTCGAACATTTTAATTCGAACGTGAAATCGAATTCTATTTCGAGTTGAACTCGAGTAAAAAAGTTAGAATTTTCGAACTTCGAATCAAACTTGAGTTCgaactcaaatatttttaatttgagcCGAATTTGAACCTtacattttaataaaattaaactcAATTCGATTCATTTACAATCTTATTATTGATGGACAAACAATCTACTTTTATATAAATACATGTATAACATCGttaattttaaactttttcATCTGTTGAAGagtacaactcaataattaatttataatctattcttttattttattctatttatatacatatattttattagcaattatttttaaactagTTTGGATCgtaaaaaatgaaatattaattaaaatatataaatttatattttatccaTGAGTTTATACAGTGTGCAAGTGTATATACACCTCATCGCATACTTTCGACTAACGCATCGATCCCGAACTCCGTTCGCCGTTCGAT
It contains:
- the LOC142524129 gene encoding T-complex protein 1 subunit gamma, translated to MNSSVLVLKDALKRESGSKVHHANIQASKAVADIIRTTLGPRSMLKMLLDAGGGIVVTNDGNAILRELDVAHPAAKSMIELSRTQDEEVGDGTTSVIVLAGEMLHVAEAFIDKNYHPTVICRAYNNALEDAVSVLDKIALTVDVKDRSSMLGLVKSCIGTKFTSQFGDLIADLAIDATTTVGVDLGEGLREVDIKKYIKVEKVPGGQLEDSNVLKGVMINKDVVAPGKMRRKILNPRIILLDCPLEYKKGENQTNAELLREEDWSVLLKMEEEYIESLCVQILKFKPDLVITEKGLSDLACHYLCKAGVSAIRRLRKTDNNRIAKACGAVIVNRPDELQESDVGTGAGLFEVRKIGDEFFAFVVDCVNPKACTVLLRGASKDLLNEVERNLQDAMSVARNIIKNPKLVPGGGATELTVSAILKQRSSSIEGIEKWPYEAAAVAFEAIPRTLAQNCGVNVIRTMTALQGKHANGENAWIGIDGNTGDVADMKERKIWDSYTVKAQAFKTAIEAACMLLRIDDIVSGIKKKQAPGAGQAPSKPKIEEEGDADNEQMIPE